One genomic region from Leptolyngbyaceae cyanobacterium JSC-12 encodes:
- a CDS encoding isochorismate synthase family protein (IMG reference gene:2510095243~PFAM: chorismate binding enzyme~TIGRFAM: isochorismate synthases) translates to MAVTQYCNQLFQNQRDVYQFLLPYQHGLIDENSSQLISLTFEIPAVDVLAIFNELAATNQLNVYFEKQEASRNYFSQSQRTAIAAIDSVLRFHTESSQRFTQIKHFIHTTLSRIVVAGNLRSLFAGPAFFCHFSFQEKTVYTRDSTFPSATCFLPKWQIVDHNQSCIVVRNLMLEPGTDLPSMVEVLWQSLQQIQAIAYDWITPPTQPLELLSKQDVGTTTAFKQSVRSALQSIQANQFNKIVLAHAVDVCSPVPFHPAHSLNNLRSLYPDCYIFSVNNGRGQSFVGASPERLVCVQNRQLVSDALAGSAPRGQTTHEDVALSHALLNSDKDNYEHQVVVDFITRQLSNLGLVPERSPLRLLQLSNIQHLHTPIRATVPASVHLLDILAALHPTPAVAGMPREITCKEICRYEPFERSLYAAPIGWINHRGDGEFAVGIRSALIDGCRARLFAGAGIVAGSDPERELSEIQLKLQALLAALV, encoded by the coding sequence ATGGCAGTTACACAGTATTGCAATCAACTATTTCAAAATCAACGGGATGTTTATCAATTTCTACTTCCATATCAACATGGTTTGATAGATGAAAATAGCTCCCAATTGATAAGTTTGACCTTTGAAATTCCTGCTGTTGATGTGCTTGCAATTTTCAATGAACTGGCAGCAACGAATCAGCTCAATGTTTATTTTGAAAAACAAGAAGCAAGCAGGAATTATTTTTCTCAGTCTCAACGAACTGCGATCGCAGCGATTGATTCTGTTTTACGTTTTCACACAGAAAGTAGCCAACGCTTTACTCAAATCAAACATTTTATTCATACTACTTTATCTCGCATTGTTGTTGCAGGGAATTTAAGGTCTCTCTTTGCCGGACCCGCTTTTTTTTGTCACTTTTCTTTCCAGGAAAAAACAGTCTATACAAGAGATTCCACGTTTCCCAGTGCAACTTGCTTTCTACCTAAATGGCAAATTGTTGATCACAATCAAAGCTGTATCGTAGTGAGAAACCTGATGCTTGAGCCAGGTACTGACCTCCCATCAATGGTTGAAGTGCTCTGGCAGAGCTTACAACAAATTCAAGCGATTGCATATGACTGGATTACTCCGCCAACACAGCCGTTGGAATTGTTATCCAAACAGGATGTTGGAACAACTACTGCGTTTAAGCAATCAGTGCGCTCAGCATTGCAGTCGATTCAAGCGAATCAGTTTAACAAAATTGTCTTGGCTCATGCAGTAGATGTCTGTTCCCCTGTGCCATTTCATCCAGCCCATTCTCTCAATAACCTGCGCAGTTTATATCCGGACTGCTATATTTTTTCGGTGAATAACGGGCGTGGACAATCCTTTGTAGGGGCAAGTCCTGAACGGTTGGTCTGTGTTCAAAATCGGCAGTTGGTCTCTGATGCGCTGGCTGGTTCTGCTCCTAGGGGGCAAACGACCCATGAAGATGTGGCTTTGTCACATGCTCTGTTGAACAGTGACAAGGACAATTACGAACATCAAGTTGTGGTGGATTTTATTACCCGTCAATTGTCCAATCTGGGACTTGTCCCCGAACGTTCTCCTCTGCGGCTGTTGCAACTTTCTAACATTCAACATTTGCATACGCCGATTCGGGCAACGGTTCCGGCATCAGTGCATTTGCTGGATATTCTGGCAGCACTTCACCCCACGCCTGCGGTTGCTGGGATGCCACGTGAGATAACTTGCAAAGAAATTTGCCGCTATGAACCGTTTGAGCGATCGCTCTATGCTGCCCCCATCGGTTGGATTAATCATCGGGGCGATGGAGAATTTGCAGTAGGAATCCGGTCTGCGTTGATTGATGGTTGTCGCGCTCGTCTGTTTGCTGGAGCCGGGATTGTCGCTGGGTCAGATCCAGAGCGAGAACTATCGGAAATCCAGTTAAAACTGCAAGCGCTGTTAGCTGCTCTTGTGTAA
- a CDS encoding 2-succinyl-5-enolpyruvyl-6-hydroxy-3-cyclohexene-1-carboxylate synthase (IMG reference gene:2510095242~PFAM: Thiamine pyrophosphate enzyme, N-terminal TPP binding domain~TIGRFAM: 2-succinyl-5-enolpyruvyl-6-hydroxy-3-cyclohexene-1-carboxylic-acid synthase) — protein MPIDFTNTNLIWTSILVETLHRLGLKNAVVCPGSRSAPLAIAFANHPQIEAIPVLDERSASFFALGLARQQKLPAALICTSGTAGANFYPAVIEARESRVPLLVLTADRPPELRDCNAGQAIDQHKLYGTFPNWHTELALPSLHPTLLDYLRQTIVHAWKRTLFPVPGPVHLNLPFRDPLAPLPEAHAQAQALTFNEASFFSGLSPSLSPSPLPSPSFSLPSLPATTHGVIIAGPAQPVSPQAYVAAIAHLSKTLGFPVLAEGLSPLRNYANQVPNLVTTYDLILRNAALAEKLAPEIVIRIGEMPTSKQLRTWLAKTQPQQWIIDPGDRNLDPLHSKTTHFPFTVELLAVWLTIEPVPTSPYLELWNQAELQVRQAVDRTMQETSELFEGKTAWVLSTCLPPNTPLFISSSTPVRDVEFFWRAGNLQIQPYFNRGANGIDGSLSTALGVAHRQSPAVMLTGELALLHDTNGFLLLPHFVGHLTILLINNNGGGIFEMLPIAQFDPPFETFFAMPQSVDFADLCKTYGVEHQLITAWEELETSLNPLPEVGVRVLELRCDRKADAQWRQNNLGTFADTISIHPYAS, from the coding sequence ATGCCGATTGATTTTACGAATACCAATCTTATCTGGACTTCCATCCTGGTAGAAACCTTACATCGGCTAGGGCTAAAAAATGCCGTTGTCTGTCCAGGGTCACGCTCTGCCCCGTTGGCGATCGCCTTTGCCAATCATCCCCAGATTGAAGCCATTCCTGTATTGGACGAGCGCTCTGCCAGCTTTTTTGCATTAGGGCTTGCTCGTCAACAAAAACTTCCCGCAGCCTTAATCTGCACCTCTGGCACAGCAGGAGCCAATTTTTATCCCGCTGTGATTGAGGCGCGAGAAAGTCGAGTCCCTCTGTTGGTCTTGACGGCTGATCGCCCGCCGGAACTGCGCGACTGCAACGCCGGACAAGCGATCGATCAGCACAAACTGTATGGCACCTTTCCTAACTGGCATACAGAACTGGCACTTCCTTCCCTCCACCCCACCCTGCTGGATTATCTCCGGCAAACCATTGTGCATGCCTGGAAACGTACCTTATTTCCTGTTCCTGGTCCGGTGCATTTGAATCTGCCCTTCCGCGATCCCCTCGCGCCTCTGCCAGAAGCACATGCCCAAGCTCAAGCTCTCACCTTTAACGAAGCCAGTTTCTTTAGTGGACTCTCCCCTTCCCTTTCTCCCTCCCCCCTTCCCTCCCCCTCATTTTCCCTGCCCTCTCTCCCTGCTACCACCCATGGTGTTATCATTGCGGGACCTGCTCAGCCTGTTTCCCCTCAGGCTTATGTAGCTGCGATTGCCCATCTTTCCAAAACCCTGGGCTTTCCGGTATTAGCAGAAGGACTATCTCCTTTGCGGAATTATGCGAATCAGGTGCCTAATCTAGTAACCACGTATGATTTGATTCTGCGCAACGCCGCCCTTGCCGAAAAACTGGCTCCAGAGATCGTGATTCGGATTGGGGAAATGCCTACTAGCAAGCAACTCCGTACTTGGCTTGCTAAAACTCAGCCACAACAATGGATTATTGATCCGGGCGATCGCAACCTTGACCCGCTACATAGCAAAACCACCCATTTTCCATTCACGGTAGAACTGTTAGCTGTTTGGCTTACGATTGAGCCTGTACCCACCAGTCCCTATCTGGAATTGTGGAATCAGGCAGAACTTCAGGTGCGGCAAGCCGTTGACCGTACTATGCAGGAAACAAGTGAGCTATTTGAAGGCAAAACTGCTTGGGTGCTTTCTACCTGCCTGCCACCCAACACCCCACTGTTTATTAGTAGTAGCACGCCAGTACGAGATGTGGAATTCTTCTGGCGCGCGGGGAACTTGCAAATTCAACCTTACTTCAATCGGGGAGCCAATGGCATTGATGGCAGCCTTTCCACGGCATTAGGCGTTGCCCATCGACAATCGCCAGCCGTGATGCTGACTGGAGAACTGGCACTGTTACATGATACAAATGGGTTCCTGCTGCTTCCACACTTTGTAGGGCACCTTACCATTCTGTTAATCAACAATAACGGCGGCGGTATTTTTGAAATGTTGCCAATTGCCCAATTTGATCCACCGTTTGAAACCTTTTTCGCAATGCCCCAATCCGTTGATTTTGCAGACCTCTGCAAAACCTATGGTGTAGAACATCAGTTGATCACGGCTTGGGAGGAGTTGGAAACATCGTTGAATCCCTTACCAGAGGTAGGGGTTCGGGTGTTGGAACTACGCTGCGATCGCAAAGCGGATGCCCAATGGCGGCAAAATAACTTAGGTACGTTTGCTGACACTATTTCGATTCATCCCTATGCAAGTTAA
- a CDS encoding 1,4-dihydroxy-2-naphthoate phytyltransferase (IMG reference gene:2510095244~PFAM: UbiA prenyltransferase family~TIGRFAM: 1,4-dihydroxy-2-naphthoate phytyltransferase) → MATGTVDHPVNKTLWLAAIKPPMYSVAIMPIWVGSAVAYAETGILNTVVFFTFLLSAILILAWENLSNDVFDSETGVDVNKANSVVNLTGNKSLVFWLSNACLGLGLLGIGVIAYWQQDLTVIGLILLCCAIGYIYQGPPFRLSYQGLGEFLCFFAFGPIAFAAVSYSQTKGWSVTSFAASIIIGIATSLILFCSHFNQVNDDAAVGKKTPVVRLGTQRAAQLLPWICSSVYGLTCLFVLLKLLPVWTLLVFASVPYARKLCHCIWTQHHQPETLLSCRFIAVAFHFWTGLMLGIGFVMG, encoded by the coding sequence ATGGCTACAGGAACGGTTGATCACCCAGTGAACAAAACACTTTGGCTAGCAGCGATTAAGCCGCCAATGTATAGCGTTGCAATCATGCCAATTTGGGTCGGTTCTGCAGTTGCTTATGCAGAGACAGGCATTTTGAATACGGTTGTTTTTTTCACCTTTTTATTGTCTGCCATTCTCATTCTTGCCTGGGAAAATCTCAGTAATGACGTATTTGACTCGGAAACGGGCGTGGATGTCAATAAAGCCAACTCCGTAGTCAATCTGACGGGTAACAAGTCTCTGGTGTTTTGGCTGAGTAATGCCTGTTTAGGGCTGGGCTTGTTGGGCATTGGCGTGATCGCATACTGGCAACAAGACCTTACCGTAATTGGGCTGATTCTGCTGTGTTGCGCGATCGGCTACATCTATCAGGGACCGCCCTTTCGCCTCAGCTATCAAGGGCTAGGGGAATTTCTTTGTTTTTTCGCCTTTGGACCAATCGCCTTTGCCGCTGTTTCTTACAGCCAAACCAAAGGCTGGTCAGTTACAAGCTTTGCGGCCTCAATCATCATTGGTATTGCTACCAGTTTGATCCTATTTTGCTCTCACTTCAACCAGGTCAATGATGATGCTGCTGTTGGTAAGAAAACTCCTGTTGTGCGGTTGGGGACTCAACGCGCAGCCCAACTGCTTCCCTGGATTTGCAGCAGTGTGTATGGGTTGACTTGCTTGTTTGTTTTACTCAAGCTGTTGCCTGTTTGGACGCTGCTCGTTTTCGCGAGTGTCCCTTATGCTCGCAAACTCTGCCATTGCATCTGGACTCAACATCACCAACCGGAAACCTTACTTTCTTGCCGTTTTATTGCAGTTGCTTTTCATTTTTGGACAGGGCTGATGTTGGGGATAGGGTTTGTGATGGGATAG
- a CDS encoding putative thioesterase (IMG reference gene:2510095247~PFAM: Thioesterase superfamily~TIGRFAM: acyl-CoA thioester hydrolase, YbgC/YbaW family), whose amino-acid sequence MPFVYSRTVRFQDTDAAGVVYFANVLAMCHEAYEASLVSAGIDLKTFFSGSEIAIPIVHASVDFFKPMVCGDRLEIHLSVTQLKNSEFEIQYHLFGEGNLEKPLSQALTRHVCIQVKPRSRRPLPEFMHQWLHQWDDKQTASALPPTD is encoded by the coding sequence ATGCCGTTTGTTTATTCGCGAACTGTGCGCTTTCAAGATACGGATGCGGCAGGTGTTGTGTATTTTGCGAATGTGCTGGCGATGTGTCATGAAGCTTACGAAGCCTCGTTAGTGTCCGCAGGGATTGATCTGAAAACCTTTTTCTCTGGCTCGGAGATTGCCATCCCTATTGTCCATGCCAGTGTGGATTTTTTTAAGCCGATGGTTTGCGGCGATCGCTTAGAAATCCACCTGAGTGTCACCCAACTCAAAAACTCTGAGTTTGAAATTCAGTATCACCTATTTGGAGAAGGTAACCTGGAGAAGCCTTTGAGCCAGGCGCTGACTCGACATGTCTGTATTCAAGTGAAACCGCGATCGCGCCGCCCCTTACCAGAGTTCATGCATCAGTGGCTGCATCAGTGGGACGATAAGCAGACAGCAAGCGCATTACCTCCAACCGATTAA
- a CDS encoding o-succinylbenzoic acid synthetase (IMG reference gene:2510095245~PFAM: Mandelate racemase / muconate lactonizing enzyme, C-terminal domain~TIGRFAM: o-succinylbenzoate synthase), which yields MGNRFEFRPYRRPFRQPLKTSYGEWRDRTGIFLKLTTENGRVSYGEIAPIPWFGSETLEQAVQYCQQLPTTLTSEVILSIPTSLPACQFGFESAWEAMNRKIDQPQLPLSALLPAGATALSAWNPLWAAGYRTFKWKIAVADFQQEVEWFECLSQQLPAEANLRLDANGGLTIAQAGKWLEVCDRHSVEYLEQPLPPQQFRDLLALQANFSTPIALDESVATLQQLQNCYEQGWRGVVIIKPAIAGSPAHLRQFCQTHAVDAVFSSVFETAIGRWTGLQLAAELGNRNRAVGYGTAHWFEYDPQDFDTLWQTL from the coding sequence ATGGGAAACAGATTTGAGTTTCGTCCTTATCGACGTCCGTTTCGACAACCATTAAAAACAAGTTATGGAGAGTGGCGCGATCGCACGGGGATTTTCCTGAAACTAACGACTGAGAATGGTCGAGTAAGTTACGGTGAGATTGCGCCGATTCCCTGGTTTGGCTCTGAAACATTAGAGCAGGCAGTGCAATATTGTCAGCAGCTTCCAACAACTCTGACTTCAGAGGTGATTCTGTCCATTCCCACTTCGTTACCCGCTTGCCAATTTGGGTTTGAGTCTGCCTGGGAAGCGATGAATCGTAAGATAGACCAGCCCCAATTGCCTCTCAGCGCTTTATTGCCTGCGGGAGCAACCGCACTTTCTGCCTGGAACCCATTGTGGGCAGCGGGGTATCGCACCTTTAAATGGAAAATAGCTGTTGCCGACTTTCAGCAGGAAGTGGAGTGGTTTGAATGTCTAAGCCAACAATTACCTGCTGAAGCCAACTTGCGACTAGATGCTAATGGTGGATTAACGATTGCACAGGCAGGGAAATGGTTAGAGGTGTGCGATCGCCATTCGGTGGAATATTTGGAGCAACCCCTCCCCCCTCAGCAATTTAGAGACTTGTTGGCACTCCAGGCAAATTTCTCAACTCCGATCGCCCTGGATGAATCGGTAGCAACCCTGCAACAGTTACAAAACTGCTATGAGCAGGGATGGCGTGGCGTAGTGATTATTAAGCCTGCAATCGCGGGTTCTCCGGCTCACCTGCGGCAATTTTGCCAAACCCATGCCGTTGATGCGGTGTTTTCCTCCGTGTTTGAAACAGCGATTGGCCGTTGGACTGGACTACAACTGGCAGCCGAACTAGGCAATCGCAATCGCGCCGTTGGTTACGGTACGGCTCACTGGTTCGAGTATGACCCACAGGATTTTGACACTTTATGGCAAACCCTTTAG
- a CDS encoding hypothetical protein (IMG reference gene:2510095249), which yields MKIVVLLALAVYGFGVWKFWTGFKRTNFSQGRLPLALLWPILVIANKSYRQNFNKVLKGQ from the coding sequence ATGAAAATTGTGGTTTTGTTGGCGCTCGCTGTTTACGGATTTGGTGTCTGGAAATTTTGGACAGGGTTTAAGCGGACTAACTTTAGTCAAGGTCGCTTGCCCCTGGCGTTGCTGTGGCCGATTTTAGTCATTGCGAATAAATCTTACCGACAAAACTTCAACAAAGTGCTCAAGGGTCAGTAA
- a CDS encoding acyl-CoA synthetase (AMP-forming)/AMP-acid ligase II (IMG reference gene:2510095246~PFAM: AMP-binding enzyme), whose product MANPLALLQQRSKENWLIGCNSQELTAIAHQIHQTLTQQHPQLSHPPIIFLAEPDPVHFLASFIAACSISCQLFLCNPNWAESEWHQLWELAIPDVVLGNGRNQESGVGSRESGDGESGEWMRKRVPEIPSTVRLNIYPEDYSSIHSSSLSSLPPPSPIPHPLILIPTGGSSGKLRFAIHTWDTLTASVEGFRRYFDVDQVNSLCVLPLYHVSGLMQFLRSLLSNGKFAIAPFKSLQSGNLPPIHPPDFFLSLVPTQLHRLLIPPSFPSSPHRPAPSPFPSLPHFKTILLGGAPAWTKLLDTARQHHLPLAPTYGMTETASQIATLKPADFLQGRTGCGRVLPHAKVAIQDKDGKILTAGQVGQIVIQSKSLMLGYFPNPKQLQAWVTEDLGFLDEEGYLHILGRRDGTIISGGENVYPVEVESAIWQTGLVQDVCVVGMLDRDWGQVVTAVYVPTSAGSREALKAAIAPLLSRYKQPKHWIAVEQLPRNSQGKLNRLEVMRLLSAYRPTDAATDA is encoded by the coding sequence ATGGCAAACCCTTTAGCACTGCTACAACAGCGCTCTAAGGAGAACTGGCTAATTGGATGTAACAGCCAGGAACTTACTGCGATCGCACATCAAATTCACCAAACCCTGACCCAACAACACCCTCAGCTTTCTCACCCACCAATTATCTTCCTGGCAGAGCCTGATCCTGTTCACTTCCTGGCTTCCTTTATCGCCGCCTGTTCCATTTCTTGCCAGCTTTTCCTTTGCAACCCCAATTGGGCAGAGAGTGAATGGCATCAGCTTTGGGAATTGGCGATACCGGATGTTGTTTTGGGAAATGGAAGAAATCAGGAATCAGGAGTCGGAAGTCGGGAGTCAGGGGATGGCGAAAGTGGGGAATGGATGAGGAAGCGAGTACCTGAAATTCCATCCACCGTTCGGCTAAACATTTACCCCGAAGACTATTCATCTATTCATTCATCTTCCCTATCTTCCCTACCTCCCCCGTCCCCTATCCCCCATCCCCTCATCCTAATTCCCACAGGTGGCTCCTCCGGCAAACTGCGCTTCGCAATTCACACCTGGGATACATTAACCGCCTCTGTTGAGGGATTTCGTCGTTATTTTGATGTTGATCAAGTCAATTCCCTGTGTGTGCTGCCGTTGTATCACGTTAGTGGGTTGATGCAATTTCTGCGATCGCTGCTCTCCAATGGCAAATTTGCGATCGCCCCGTTCAAATCCCTGCAATCCGGCAATCTGCCCCCCATCCATCCCCCAGACTTCTTCCTCTCCCTGGTCCCCACCCAACTCCATCGCCTGCTCATTCCTCCCTCTTTCCCCTCTTCCCCCCACCGTCCAGCCCCTAGCCCCTTCCCGTCTCTTCCCCACTTCAAAACCATTCTCCTCGGTGGTGCCCCTGCGTGGACTAAATTACTCGACACTGCCCGCCAGCATCATCTGCCCCTCGCGCCCACCTATGGCATGACAGAAACAGCTTCCCAAATTGCCACGCTCAAACCTGCGGACTTTTTGCAGGGGAGAACGGGATGCGGTCGGGTGTTACCCCATGCAAAGGTGGCAATTCAGGATAAAGATGGGAAGATCCTGACGGCTGGGCAGGTGGGGCAAATTGTCATTCAATCCAAATCATTGATGCTGGGATATTTTCCCAATCCAAAACAACTGCAAGCATGGGTAACCGAGGATTTGGGTTTTCTGGATGAGGAGGGCTATCTTCACATTTTGGGGCGACGAGACGGGACGATTATCTCCGGAGGGGAGAATGTGTATCCAGTGGAAGTGGAGTCGGCAATTTGGCAGACGGGGTTGGTGCAGGATGTGTGCGTGGTGGGAATGCTTGATCGCGATTGGGGGCAGGTTGTCACAGCAGTCTATGTCCCTACTTCGGCGGGAAGTAGGGAGGCCTTAAAGGCAGCGATCGCACCGTTACTCAGTCGTTACAAACAGCCCAAACATTGGATTGCCGTGGAACAACTACCGCGTAACAGTCAGGGCAAGCTTAATCGGTTGGAGGTAATGCGCTTGCTGTCTGCTTATCGTCCCACTGATGCAGCCACTGATGCATGA
- a CDS encoding methylase involved in ubiquinone/menaquinone biosynthesis (IMG reference gene:2510095248~PFAM: Methyltransferase domain), translated as MASKHSGGLSDAAFDSGFGVLRDRPDWDSQIATVAARFNREYSGTTPDLPDEVKAMPIYQERDAGLLQAKLTSPFWQLAKPQKNQRCLDIGCGVGFLIYAWREWDAIFYGQEISTIARDLLNSRGPQLNSKLFKGVQLAPAHQLNYESAQFDLVISTGVSCYYALDYWKLVLAEVKRVLKPGGFFVFDVVDSELATAENWAILETYMGAEVYLELLTDWKKVIQAAGGKVVKTHSGDIFQLLKVSF; from the coding sequence ATGGCAAGCAAACACTCAGGTGGGTTATCCGATGCTGCATTTGATAGTGGCTTCGGGGTGTTGCGCGATCGCCCCGATTGGGACAGCCAGATTGCTACCGTTGCTGCCCGCTTTAATCGAGAATATTCAGGCACAACCCCAGACTTGCCAGATGAAGTGAAGGCGATGCCCATCTATCAGGAACGGGATGCGGGACTGCTTCAGGCAAAGCTGACTTCTCCTTTCTGGCAACTGGCAAAACCGCAGAAAAATCAACGCTGTCTCGATATTGGCTGTGGCGTGGGGTTTCTCATCTATGCCTGGCGAGAATGGGACGCCATCTTCTACGGACAAGAAATTAGCACTATTGCCCGGGATTTGCTAAACTCTCGTGGACCTCAACTCAACTCAAAATTGTTCAAAGGGGTACAGCTAGCACCTGCCCACCAGTTGAATTACGAGTCAGCTCAATTTGATTTGGTGATTTCCACTGGAGTGAGTTGTTATTACGCTCTGGATTACTGGAAATTGGTACTGGCAGAAGTCAAGCGGGTATTGAAACCGGGTGGATTTTTTGTGTTTGATGTGGTGGATTCTGAGTTGGCGACTGCCGAAAATTGGGCAATTTTGGAAACTTATATGGGCGCAGAAGTCTATCTGGAACTGCTCACTGATTGGAAAAAGGTGATCCAGGCGGCAGGCGGCAAAGTTGTGAAAACTCACTCTGGAGACATTTTTCAGCTTTTGAAGGTTAGCTTTTGA